The following proteins are co-located in the Oceanispirochaeta sp. M1 genome:
- a CDS encoding glycoside-pentoside-hexuronide (GPH):cation symporter, protein MTNETRNHYCFGLGTIGRDMQYTMITMYLIYFLTDILQLPDSTMWWVTGVILFARIFDAVNDPFMGVLVDNTSTKWGKFKPWITAGALGSGFFTIILFTDFGFRGTPFIIVFAIAYLFFGITFTMNDIAYWSMLPSLSMDQKGREKIGSFAKICANIGLFAVVAGIVPITEALSKTTGNMTKAYGILTMGIVVILILGQSITLFGVKENRTQFKKESNTTMKDLVHIIFGNDQLLFTTIAMVLFMIGYVTTTSFGLYFFKYAYGDEGMYALFALVLGVSQILALSVFPFFSKLYSRRTLYTAATALVLLGYLIFFFSPMNMIYIGTAGILLFLGQAFIQILMLMFLADTIEYGQWKLGRRNESVTFALQPFINKMGGAVGGGIVGAVVILSGINEAQSAADVTSQGLLMMKIAMLGIPPLLITAGYLVYRKWYRIDADFYSTMVEDLKRRGDLILET, encoded by the coding sequence ATGACAAACGAAACCCGCAATCACTACTGCTTCGGTCTGGGAACAATCGGCAGAGACATGCAGTACACCATGATAACCATGTACCTGATCTACTTCCTGACAGATATCCTGCAGCTGCCTGACAGTACCATGTGGTGGGTAACAGGAGTAATCCTGTTCGCAAGAATTTTTGATGCCGTCAATGATCCCTTTATGGGAGTGCTTGTTGATAATACAAGCACTAAATGGGGTAAGTTCAAACCCTGGATCACAGCGGGAGCTCTGGGTTCCGGTTTTTTCACAATTATCCTATTCACTGATTTCGGATTCCGTGGAACTCCCTTTATCATTGTCTTTGCAATTGCCTACCTGTTCTTTGGAATTACTTTCACCATGAATGACATAGCCTATTGGTCTATGCTTCCTTCCCTGTCTATGGATCAGAAAGGACGTGAAAAAATAGGCTCCTTTGCAAAAATCTGTGCAAACATCGGATTGTTTGCGGTAGTAGCCGGTATTGTCCCCATAACAGAAGCTCTCAGTAAAACGACCGGCAACATGACAAAAGCGTATGGGATTCTCACCATGGGAATTGTTGTTATACTCATCCTGGGACAGTCCATTACCCTTTTCGGTGTAAAGGAAAACAGAACTCAATTCAAGAAAGAATCTAACACAACAATGAAGGACCTGGTTCACATCATCTTCGGAAATGACCAGCTTCTATTTACTACAATTGCCATGGTTCTTTTTATGATCGGCTATGTAACAACCACAAGTTTCGGTCTCTATTTTTTCAAGTATGCCTATGGAGATGAAGGGATGTATGCCCTTTTCGCCCTGGTTCTGGGTGTATCCCAGATTCTGGCACTGTCAGTCTTCCCCTTCTTTTCAAAACTGTACAGCAGAAGAACCCTTTATACAGCCGCGACGGCTCTGGTACTGCTGGGTTATCTGATCTTCTTCTTCAGTCCTATGAATATGATTTATATCGGTACTGCCGGAATCCTTCTCTTCCTTGGTCAGGCCTTTATTCAAATTCTTATGCTGATGTTCCTTGCTGACACCATTGAATACGGTCAATGGAAACTGGGCAGACGTAATGAAAGTGTTACTTTTGCCTTACAGCCCTTTATCAACAAGATGGGAGGAGCCGTTGGCGGTGGTATTGTGGGTGCTGTTGTTATACTTTCCGGAATAAATGAGGCTCAAAGCGCCGCAGATGTTACAAGTCAGGGGCTGTTGATGATGAAAATCGCGATGCTTGGCATCCCTCCCCTGCTAATTACAGCAGGATATCTGGTCTATAGAAAATGGTACAGGATTGATGCGGATTTCTATTCCACAATGGTTGAAGACCTTAAAAGAAGAGGTGATCTGATTCTGGAAACATGA
- a CDS encoding 4Fe-4S binding protein: MEYIKTKISQKTSSALFLITILYFITGFINITLAMLALICMALPFIFVFKDRKQTWCRGVCPRADLLSRIGKRFGAGNKAPRWLLGAKAKRGVLTYFCMNLMFIMASTYAVSQGIIDPIDKVRFMIVFEFPWSLPQLVQIAAVSDPLLHLSYRLYSIMLTSTVIGVIMSLFFKPKSWCAVCPVNTMTAGVLKNLDLRS, from the coding sequence ATGGAATATATAAAAACAAAGATATCTCAAAAGACTTCTTCTGCCCTCTTTCTGATAACAATTCTGTACTTTATTACAGGTTTTATAAATATCACCCTGGCAATGCTGGCTCTGATTTGTATGGCTTTGCCTTTTATTTTTGTTTTCAAAGACAGGAAACAAACCTGGTGTCGCGGGGTCTGTCCCCGGGCGGATTTACTCTCCCGAATAGGGAAGCGATTCGGTGCCGGAAATAAAGCACCCCGCTGGTTGCTGGGAGCCAAGGCTAAAAGAGGAGTTCTAACATACTTCTGTATGAATCTGATGTTTATCATGGCATCCACATATGCCGTATCCCAAGGGATAATTGATCCAATTGATAAGGTTCGTTTTATGATTGTCTTTGAATTCCCCTGGAGTCTGCCTCAGCTGGTTCAGATTGCAGCTGTTTCCGATCCATTGCTGCATCTCTCTTACAGGCTGTATTCAATAATGCTTACTTCAACGGTTATCGGGGTGATTATGTCTCTGTTTTTCAAACCGAAAAGCTGGTGTGCTGTCTGCCCTGTGAATACAATGACCGCTGGGGTTCTGAAGAATCTGGATCTTAGATCATAA
- a CDS encoding ABC transporter permease subunit, translating to MFKSPFVGLENFRFLFISGKLWLLTRNTVLYNLAFILSSNFFAIMIAVMLNEVKSRLFKKVTQTIMLLPHFISFVIVGVFAYNILSYDFGLLNGFIKKMGMEPISVYGMPELWPGIIVFVNLWKSVGYSTIVYFAAITGINPEIYEAAHIDGANAWQRVRSITLPNLKPTFIILLLFALGQIMRGNFQLFYNLVGPNARLFPLTDIIETYVFRSLLVNFNFSMGAAVSLYQSIFGFALVMFSNWVVRHYEPDYALF from the coding sequence ATGTTTAAAAGTCCCTTTGTCGGTTTAGAAAATTTCCGTTTTCTATTTATATCCGGCAAACTATGGCTGCTGACCCGAAACACAGTACTTTATAATCTTGCGTTTATCCTGAGCAGTAATTTTTTTGCAATCATGATCGCGGTTATGCTCAATGAAGTAAAAAGCCGCCTGTTTAAAAAAGTCACTCAAACAATAATGCTTTTACCCCATTTTATATCCTTTGTTATTGTTGGAGTATTTGCGTACAACATCCTGAGTTACGATTTTGGACTTCTCAATGGATTCATTAAAAAAATGGGTATGGAGCCGATTTCAGTCTATGGAATGCCTGAGCTATGGCCGGGGATTATCGTATTTGTAAATCTCTGGAAGAGTGTAGGTTACAGCACTATTGTTTATTTTGCCGCCATTACAGGTATCAATCCCGAAATATATGAAGCGGCTCATATCGATGGTGCCAACGCCTGGCAGAGAGTCCGGAGTATCACACTTCCCAACCTGAAACCCACCTTCATTATTCTGCTTCTTTTTGCTCTGGGACAGATTATGAGGGGTAATTTTCAGCTCTTCTACAATCTCGTCGGTCCTAATGCCCGTCTGTTTCCCCTGACAGATATCATTGAAACCTATGTATTCCGTTCCCTTCTTGTGAATTTCAACTTTTCCATGGGGGCTGCGGTAAGTCTGTATCAGTCAATATTCGGATTTGCTCTGGTAATGTTTTCTAACTGGGTTGTACGTCATTATGAACCCGATTATGCCCTGTTTTAG
- a CDS encoding carbohydrate ABC transporter permease codes for MSLLMNNSGKVKTDFSTVIFKIISVIVISLFSVVCLYPFIIMVTGSLTAEHTIVKYGYRLLPLEWSTESYKLVLQNPMIIGGSYMVTIVLTAVGTIIGLFITSMTGYALVRKDFAYRNHISFYIYFTTLFSAGIVPFYILMVNTFQLKDNYLAVLLPLLLSPWLVILMKNFNRSIPESITESAKMDGAGDFTIFLKLIMPMSKPAMASIGLFTALAYWNDWFYSMLFLSPNVKYRPLQLILYNLVAQADFMKTSAAMMGIPPQDIPSESLKLAAAVVATGPIVLVYPFIQKYFIKGITIGAVKG; via the coding sequence ATGTCATTGTTAATGAATAATTCTGGAAAGGTCAAAACAGATTTTTCCACAGTAATATTTAAGATTATATCTGTCATTGTTATATCTCTGTTTTCTGTTGTCTGTCTTTATCCCTTTATAATTATGGTCACCGGTTCTTTGACTGCAGAGCATACCATTGTAAAATATGGTTATCGGCTGTTACCTCTGGAATGGTCTACTGAGTCATACAAACTGGTGCTGCAGAACCCTATGATCATAGGCGGGTCCTATATGGTAACCATTGTACTTACAGCCGTGGGAACAATCATCGGTCTTTTTATAACCTCTATGACCGGGTATGCATTGGTGAGAAAGGATTTTGCCTATCGCAACCATATTTCATTCTATATCTATTTCACAACACTTTTTTCGGCGGGAATCGTCCCGTTTTATATCCTCATGGTGAATACATTTCAATTGAAGGATAATTACCTTGCTGTTCTGCTGCCTCTGTTACTCAGTCCCTGGCTTGTCATTCTCATGAAAAATTTCAACCGGTCCATCCCGGAGTCCATCACTGAATCTGCCAAGATGGACGGGGCGGGTGATTTTACAATATTCCTAAAGCTGATCATGCCCATGTCTAAACCGGCAATGGCGTCTATCGGTCTATTCACCGCATTGGCCTATTGGAATGACTGGTTTTATTCCATGCTGTTTTTAAGCCCCAACGTGAAATACCGTCCCCTTCAGCTGATTCTGTATAACCTGGTTGCACAGGCCGATTTCATGAAGACCAGTGCTGCCATGATGGGGATTCCCCCTCAGGATATTCCCAGCGAGTCATTAAAACTGGCGGCTGCAGTGGTTGCCACAGGTCCGATCGTTCTCGTTTATCCCTTTATTCAGAAATATTTTATCAAAGGGATAACCATAGGAGCCGTAAAAGGCTGA
- a CDS encoding ABC transporter substrate-binding protein: MISLKKLMAILLALCISGFAFGGGQQDSAVDDTSKFVEVTHHVMGNPPTNGMDKIAEEEWNKILKKEINTHMNLRWIEWADWYTKYNLILASGESVDLIHSSSTWLDMWPNAQKGAFLPLDDLLPQYAPKTWDEIPAGDWDQARYDGKIIAFPENAYTQYVNHGFMYRGDFAKEAGITDPIASYEDLDEYFMAVKQNHPDVVPYAASGSFKDWTMHGYFQSKSDRILVNLPTEYQIFMAKSFDDPYTLESVVYTDMFVDFAYLMKDWADKGFWSKDALNNTTDPREAMRAGKSASDQHHTQTYRYFRTEMDTKFPGSDLQFYSFSDTNDNLVAEPITHGATSVGRTSKNPERSVMVYEQLRQNKAFYQLVNYGVEGSQYEIADGVRVQPEGYNRELHLFESNFWGGRVDKFEIPSDQEFLGTKDLWAKFDKIVKSPFPYSKFILDKTPVEAEIAAVSDVISQYLVPIMFGAVDDPSEAVEELRSALKKAGHDRLLDEFQTQVSEYGKNN, encoded by the coding sequence ATGATTAGTCTCAAAAAATTGATGGCAATATTGCTTGCCCTATGTATCTCAGGATTTGCTTTCGGCGGCGGCCAGCAGGACAGCGCCGTGGATGACACATCGAAATTTGTTGAGGTAACTCACCATGTGATGGGTAATCCTCCCACCAATGGAATGGATAAAATTGCAGAGGAGGAGTGGAACAAAATACTCAAAAAAGAGATCAATACTCATATGAATCTCCGCTGGATTGAATGGGCTGACTGGTATACCAAGTACAACCTTATTCTTGCCTCAGGTGAGTCTGTCGATCTGATTCATTCCTCATCCACATGGCTGGATATGTGGCCCAATGCTCAAAAAGGTGCTTTTCTGCCCCTGGATGATCTGCTTCCACAATATGCTCCCAAGACCTGGGATGAAATCCCCGCCGGAGATTGGGATCAGGCCCGATATGATGGAAAGATTATTGCTTTTCCTGAAAATGCTTATACCCAGTATGTTAATCACGGTTTTATGTACAGAGGTGATTTTGCAAAAGAGGCAGGGATAACTGATCCCATTGCATCTTATGAGGATCTGGATGAATATTTCATGGCTGTTAAACAGAATCACCCCGATGTAGTTCCCTACGCAGCTTCCGGTAGTTTCAAAGACTGGACCATGCATGGATATTTTCAGTCCAAGTCTGACCGTATTCTTGTGAATCTGCCCACGGAATATCAAATTTTCATGGCTAAGAGCTTTGATGATCCCTATACCCTTGAATCAGTGGTCTATACAGATATGTTTGTGGATTTTGCCTATTTGATGAAAGATTGGGCCGATAAGGGATTCTGGAGTAAAGACGCTCTGAATAATACAACAGATCCACGGGAAGCCATGAGAGCCGGTAAGAGTGCCAGTGATCAACATCATACACAGACCTACAGATATTTCAGGACAGAAATGGACACTAAATTCCCCGGAAGTGATTTGCAGTTCTATTCTTTCAGTGATACCAATGACAACCTGGTGGCCGAGCCTATCACTCATGGGGCAACCAGTGTCGGCCGAACATCTAAAAATCCCGAAAGATCAGTCATGGTCTATGAACAGCTGAGACAGAATAAAGCATTCTATCAGCTGGTTAATTATGGTGTGGAAGGCTCTCAGTATGAAATTGCCGATGGTGTCCGTGTCCAACCCGAAGGCTATAACAGAGAACTCCATCTCTTCGAATCAAACTTCTGGGGTGGTCGAGTGGATAAATTTGAGATTCCCAGCGATCAGGAATTTCTCGGGACCAAAGATCTCTGGGCAAAGTTTGATAAAATCGTCAAGTCTCCCTTTCCCTACAGCAAATTCATTCTGGATAAAACTCCTGTAGAGGCTGAAATAGCGGCTGTTTCTGATGTAATCAGTCAGTATCTTGTTCCTATCATGTTCGGAGCTGTTGATGATCCTTCAGAAGCCGTAGAAGAGTTGAGATCCGCCCTTAAAAAAGCCGGTCATGATCGCCTGCTGGATGAGTTCCAGACTCAGGTCAGTGAGTACGGAAAAAACAATTAA
- a CDS encoding glycoside hydrolase family 2 TIM barrel-domain containing protein, producing MAEKILRVRYKIMGRIKEKINRDWKFIRHDQPFPGYKGIDDSQWETITLPHDWSVTEDFDQKYSSGTGYLANGVGWYRKRFTLPEEYSHKRVYVTFEGVYNHSQVWCNSSYLNKRPSGYSSFTYDITDFVNFGSSDNVISVRVDHKDSADSRWFTGSGIYRNVYLTMTDQVHLKEYGVFVTTPDVSRHRAQVQVETDLINHMTKEKTLTLEAVLSDSDGLSCAQVESAPFTIGADDEISHSLSLSVENPQLWSPDHAALYTISVRLKESDRILDSYDGNMGFRFFHFDPEKGFFLNGDSLKMKGVCLHHDAGCLGAAVPKKVWAKRLADLKDAGCNAIRCSHNPPAPDFLDLCDEMGFLVQDEAFDEWEGVKNKWWQGHNVYPPRHFGYYEDFPEWHQRDLQDMVKRDRNHTSIIFWSIGNEIDYPNDPYCHPSFAQMTGNNDENKPEIERMYDPNKPNAEHLVRISKRLVKLVKECDSTRPVTAALAFPELSNITGLSESLDIVGYNYKEQCYSEAADKWPDRVVYGSENSKDLEAWQAVENNPRICAQFLWTGIDFLGEAQGWPVRISAAGILDCGGHKKASYYYRQSLWSPNPMVMLTTMKKVDRELYDGEVFHWNYSEGESVVIRGYSNCEQVELFINGKSEGIQNPRENKDRYTEWTTAYTEGTIKAEALDIDGNKYGYELKTSDDEINIHLHSPLKKLHYDGEDFAEIDIRLQDSQGNPINHQDQKLSVQIKGGAVLMGLESGDPQDLTPYYSHQRSTYRGRLKAYIRSIHGARNAVVEVRNESGAKQVIAF from the coding sequence ATGGCTGAAAAGATCCTTCGGGTGAGGTATAAAATAATGGGACGCATAAAAGAAAAAATAAACCGAGACTGGAAATTTATACGTCATGATCAGCCTTTTCCCGGCTATAAAGGGATCGATGACAGCCAATGGGAGACAATCACTCTCCCCCATGACTGGTCTGTGACAGAAGATTTTGACCAGAAATATTCGAGCGGAACCGGCTATCTGGCCAACGGTGTCGGCTGGTACAGAAAGAGATTTACTCTCCCCGAAGAGTACAGTCATAAGCGGGTATATGTGACCTTTGAGGGGGTTTATAATCACTCACAGGTCTGGTGCAACAGTTCTTATTTGAATAAAAGGCCCAGTGGCTACAGCAGCTTCACATACGATATCACTGACTTTGTAAACTTCGGATCCTCTGATAATGTAATCTCGGTCCGGGTCGATCATAAGGACAGCGCCGATTCACGCTGGTTTACGGGTTCCGGAATCTACCGGAATGTTTATCTGACAATGACAGATCAAGTGCATTTAAAAGAATATGGTGTTTTTGTCACAACTCCTGATGTGAGCCGTCATAGGGCTCAGGTTCAGGTTGAAACAGATCTGATTAATCATATGACAAAGGAGAAGACTCTGACTCTTGAGGCTGTTCTAAGTGATTCTGATGGTCTCAGTTGTGCTCAAGTGGAGTCCGCACCCTTTACAATAGGGGCTGATGATGAAATAAGCCATTCCCTCAGCCTGTCTGTTGAAAATCCGCAGCTCTGGTCCCCTGATCATGCTGCCTTATACACTATTTCTGTAAGGCTGAAAGAATCGGATAGGATTCTGGACAGCTATGATGGGAACATGGGTTTCAGATTTTTCCATTTTGATCCGGAAAAAGGTTTTTTTCTCAATGGTGACTCTCTGAAAATGAAGGGGGTCTGTCTCCACCATGATGCCGGTTGTCTTGGTGCTGCTGTACCGAAAAAAGTATGGGCCAAGCGATTGGCAGATTTAAAGGATGCCGGTTGCAATGCCATAAGATGCAGTCATAATCCACCGGCTCCGGATTTTCTGGATCTATGTGATGAAATGGGATTTTTAGTACAGGATGAGGCTTTTGATGAGTGGGAAGGTGTCAAAAACAAATGGTGGCAGGGGCATAATGTCTATCCACCCAGACACTTCGGCTATTATGAGGATTTTCCCGAGTGGCATCAAAGAGATCTGCAGGACATGGTAAAACGGGATCGCAACCATACGTCCATCATTTTCTGGAGCATCGGAAATGAAATTGATTATCCCAATGATCCATATTGTCATCCTTCATTCGCTCAGATGACAGGGAATAATGATGAAAACAAGCCTGAAATCGAGAGAATGTACGATCCCAATAAGCCGAATGCCGAACATCTTGTTAGAATCTCAAAACGACTGGTAAAGCTTGTGAAGGAATGCGATAGCACCAGACCTGTTACCGCGGCCCTGGCTTTTCCCGAATTATCCAATATTACAGGTCTGTCCGAGTCATTGGATATCGTGGGATACAACTACAAAGAGCAATGTTACTCCGAGGCAGCGGATAAATGGCCTGACAGAGTGGTCTATGGAAGTGAAAACAGCAAAGATCTGGAAGCCTGGCAGGCAGTGGAAAATAACCCGCGAATCTGTGCCCAGTTTTTATGGACAGGCATTGATTTTCTGGGAGAAGCTCAGGGCTGGCCGGTCAGAATTTCCGCCGCGGGGATATTGGATTGCGGAGGGCATAAAAAGGCCAGCTACTATTACCGTCAGAGTCTCTGGAGTCCCAATCCCATGGTCATGCTGACCACAATGAAAAAAGTTGACAGAGAGCTTTACGACGGAGAGGTCTTTCATTGGAACTACTCCGAGGGTGAGTCCGTTGTGATTCGTGGATATTCCAATTGTGAGCAGGTGGAATTATTTATCAACGGCAAGTCTGAAGGCATTCAGAATCCCCGAGAAAATAAAGACAGATATACAGAATGGACAACTGCTTATACAGAGGGAACAATCAAAGCTGAGGCCTTGGATATAGACGGGAATAAGTATGGATATGAGTTGAAAACTTCTGATGATGAAATCAACATTCACCTTCATTCTCCTCTTAAGAAACTTCACTATGATGGGGAAGACTTTGCAGAAATTGACATCCGTCTTCAAGACAGTCAGGGGAATCCCATTAACCATCAGGATCAGAAGCTGAGTGTTCAAATAAAGGGGGGGGCCGTCCTGATGGGACTGGAATCGGGAGATCCCCAGGATCTTACTCCTTATTATTCTCATCAGCGTTCCACATACAGAGGCAGGCTTAAGGCCTATATTCGCAGTATCCATGGAGCTCGGAATGCCGTGGTAGAAGTGAGAAATGAATCGGGTGCTAAACAAGTTATTGCTTTTTGA
- a CDS encoding LacI family DNA-binding transcriptional regulator, producing MFKDKPGNGSEGITIYEIAREAGVSTATVSRILTGHQKVSNEKRVRVEALIEKYNFTPNSMARNLSSGKSRILGFIQPDIEHPYYAKLYTSAERRAAELGYSIFLGNTLNDNSRHINNLEMKYLRQMQEKKVDGIMIAGGRLQDIEHRREYESELKAIISTTPIVSINTHMPWIDCPSVKTNEEAGIIQMMDYFVSLGHTDIGFIGGVEGIDPSAERLQSMRIGLEKNGLVFSEEWHIGSSGFSAEDGRIALSRFLKLDNMPTAVLCFNDLVAIGFINEAHNQGLKIPEDISVAGIDNIAFGDYLIPSLTTVDLKAEEQGRRGAEIMVDYLNKQIEDHHSVIEPRLILRNSCSKKSG from the coding sequence ATGTTTAAAGATAAGCCCGGAAATGGTAGCGAGGGTATAACAATCTATGAGATAGCCAGAGAGGCTGGTGTGTCTACGGCCACGGTATCCAGAATCCTGACGGGCCATCAGAAAGTCAGTAACGAAAAAAGGGTGAGAGTGGAAGCTCTTATTGAGAAATATAATTTTACACCCAATTCAATGGCCCGGAATCTATCAAGTGGCAAATCCAGAATACTCGGATTTATCCAGCCCGATATTGAACATCCCTATTATGCAAAGCTCTATACCTCTGCTGAAAGGCGGGCGGCAGAACTGGGTTATTCAATTTTTCTGGGAAATACTCTGAACGATAACAGCCGGCACATCAATAATCTGGAGATGAAATATCTGAGGCAGATGCAGGAAAAGAAAGTGGATGGCATTATGATTGCCGGAGGTCGTCTGCAGGATATAGAGCATCGCCGGGAGTATGAGTCAGAATTGAAGGCAATCATCTCGACTACTCCCATCGTTTCAATCAATACACATATGCCATGGATAGACTGTCCAAGTGTTAAGACCAATGAGGAGGCGGGAATCATTCAGATGATGGATTATTTTGTTTCTTTGGGGCACACAGACATTGGCTTTATTGGCGGAGTTGAGGGGATCGACCCAAGTGCTGAACGCTTACAGTCCATGAGGATCGGCCTTGAAAAGAATGGCCTCGTATTTTCTGAAGAATGGCATATTGGAAGTTCCGGTTTCAGTGCTGAAGATGGGCGAATCGCCCTGTCCAGGTTTCTGAAATTGGATAATATGCCTACGGCAGTGTTATGTTTTAATGACCTGGTCGCCATTGGATTTATAAATGAAGCCCATAATCAGGGCTTAAAAATCCCAGAAGATATTTCAGTTGCAGGAATTGACAACATAGCTTTTGGTGATTATCTGATTCCTTCATTAACGACTGTAGATCTTAAAGCAGAAGAGCAGGGGCGTCGGGGAGCCGAGATAATGGTGGATTACTTGAACAAACAGATCGAAGATCATCATTCTGTAATTGAACCTCGGCTGATTCTAAGAAATTCCTGCTCAAAAAAATCAGGATAA
- a CDS encoding TIGR00282 family metallophosphoesterase translates to MKVLFIGEIVSKAGVFTVKKLLAGLKKEKEIDFVIANGNGVTGGFGMGKNHSLYLKKLGIDAISSGECVFYKKDMVSFIPKASFLLRPANYPPGSPGRGWGIYNVGDQKIAVINLLGQSGYQRVHLSNPFSYVPDLIKRVKETTPNIIVNFHATTTAERQTLSYVVDGTVSAMIGTGTKALTADACLMEKGTAMITDAGRTGSLNSVGGLASDVEIRKFINQIPERSQDAWDQLELQGVLLDIDDQGKALSIETLRIPCLERPDDTTDNR, encoded by the coding sequence ATGAAAGTCCTGTTCATCGGAGAAATAGTCAGCAAAGCCGGAGTTTTTACTGTTAAGAAACTCCTTGCCGGACTCAAGAAAGAAAAAGAGATCGATTTCGTCATTGCAAACGGTAACGGGGTTACCGGTGGATTCGGTATGGGGAAAAATCATTCTCTGTACTTGAAGAAGCTGGGAATTGATGCAATATCATCCGGAGAGTGTGTCTTTTATAAAAAAGACATGGTCAGTTTTATCCCTAAAGCCTCTTTTCTACTCAGACCGGCCAACTATCCCCCCGGAAGCCCCGGAAGAGGATGGGGCATCTATAATGTGGGAGATCAGAAAATTGCAGTAATCAATCTTCTGGGACAGTCAGGATATCAGAGAGTTCATCTCTCAAATCCTTTTTCCTATGTACCCGATCTGATTAAGAGGGTGAAGGAGACAACTCCCAATATAATCGTGAACTTTCATGCCACAACTACAGCCGAGAGGCAAACCCTTTCCTATGTGGTGGATGGAACAGTGAGTGCCATGATCGGTACGGGGACAAAAGCCCTGACCGCCGATGCATGCCTGATGGAAAAAGGTACGGCCATGATTACCGATGCAGGACGCACCGGCAGTCTTAACTCCGTCGGAGGCCTTGCCTCTGATGTGGAGATAAGAAAATTTATAAACCAGATTCCAGAGAGATCCCAGGATGCCTGGGATCAGTTAGAACTGCAGGGAGTTCTGCTGGATATTGATGATCAGGGTAAAGCCCTGAGTATAGAAACTTTAAGAATACCCTGTTTGGAGAGACCAGATGATACAACCGACAATCGTTGA
- a CDS encoding SoxR reducing system RseC family protein: protein MIQPTIVEEIQADNTVLVRYPNPKAEKSQTSRSFWKVKERTFPAENPENLFLLKGDMVEILVDPKASIKAAFMIFMLPLIGFLGFYGLSTFVFQKEAFLFLSGVLGLCAGMGVNILVRKFKGQGELPVIQNKMTPQGVQEFKECHDACKSCKGCG from the coding sequence ATGATACAACCGACAATCGTTGAAGAAATACAGGCGGATAATACTGTCCTGGTAAGATACCCAAATCCCAAGGCTGAAAAGTCTCAGACATCACGCTCTTTCTGGAAGGTTAAGGAGAGGACTTTCCCTGCTGAAAATCCTGAGAATCTTTTTCTTCTTAAGGGGGATATGGTCGAGATTCTTGTTGATCCCAAGGCCTCCATCAAAGCGGCTTTTATGATATTTATGCTACCCTTGATTGGCTTCCTGGGTTTTTATGGACTGTCTACTTTTGTTTTTCAGAAAGAGGCCTTTCTATTTCTATCGGGAGTTCTGGGACTGTGCGCCGGAATGGGAGTCAATATCCTGGTCAGAAAATTCAAGGGACAGGGAGAACTTCCTGTCATTCAGAATAAAATGACCCCCCAAGGGGTGCAGGAGTTTAAGGAATGTCATGACGCCTGTAAAAGCTGTAAGGGCTGCGGCTGA